One Candidatus Paceibacterota bacterium genomic window carries:
- the rplM gene encoding 50S ribosomal protein L13: MSEIKNKKPKIVEIDAENKSFGRVASLVASTLRGKTSASFEPNRVPDTKVKILNLAKINFTGKKFQDITYQRYSGYPGNLKILRLKDLFAKNPENVFRKTVERMLPKNRLRKVALKNLIFK; encoded by the coding sequence ATGTCAGAAATTAAAAACAAAAAACCAAAAATAGTGGAGATAGATGCCGAAAATAAGTCATTTGGAAGAGTGGCGTCTCTTGTCGCATCCACGTTAAGGGGAAAAACTTCGGCGTCTTTTGAACCGAATCGCGTTCCCGACACAAAAGTAAAAATTTTAAATCTGGCAAAAATCAATTTCACGGGCAAAAAATTTCAAGATATAACATATCAAAGATATTCCGGTTATCCCGGCAATTTGAAAATTCTGCGCCTTAAAGACCTATTCGCCAAAAATCCGGAGAATGTTTTTAGAAAAACCGTGGAAAGAATGTTGCCCAAAAACAGATTAAGGAAAGTGGCGCTTAAAAATCTGATTTTTAAATAA
- a CDS encoding DNA-directed RNA polymerase subunit alpha — protein MQDFEIALPLSPKIILEEGKKGIYEIDGLYAGYGHTLGNSLRRIILSSIPGAAITTVKIEGVSHEFSTISGIKEDVIVLLLNLKQVRFNMDSGAPLKATLNIKGQKVVTAGDFETPAGLEVLNKDRVIATLTDKNSHLSLEVDVEKGLGYVPREVLKKDKIETGMIILDAVFTPVRRVNYEVENMRVGDRTDYNRLRFIIETDGSITPRFALENSIKILLKQLSAIVGFSEEDTNKMMEEVKSKQPGAELKKSKKDNQEKTGEDSFEGEELSSEDDSQADFLKTRIEDLGLSNRTLNSLSKASIRTAGGLARKKADDLKEIEGLGEKGINEIRRALGNLGLILK, from the coding sequence ATGCAAGATTTTGAAATTGCGTTGCCCTTAAGTCCCAAGATAATTTTGGAAGAAGGGAAAAAGGGAATTTATGAAATAGACGGACTTTATGCCGGATATGGACACACTCTCGGAAATTCTTTAAGAAGAATCATTCTTTCGTCTATTCCCGGAGCCGCCATAACTACGGTTAAAATAGAAGGAGTAAGCCACGAATTTTCGACAATCTCTGGCATAAAAGAAGACGTGATCGTTTTGTTGCTTAATCTGAAACAGGTTCGTTTTAATATGGATTCAGGAGCGCCGCTTAAAGCGACATTAAATATAAAAGGTCAGAAAGTTGTTACTGCCGGGGATTTTGAAACGCCGGCGGGATTGGAAGTTCTTAACAAAGACAGGGTGATAGCGACTTTGACGGATAAAAATTCCCATCTTTCCCTTGAAGTGGATGTTGAAAAAGGCTTGGGCTATGTCCCTAGGGAAGTTTTGAAGAAAGATAAAATCGAAACAGGCATGATTATTCTTGACGCGGTTTTTACTCCGGTAAGAAGAGTAAATTATGAAGTGGAAAACATGCGTGTTGGCGACAGGACGGACTATAACCGTTTAAGGTTCATAATAGAAACCGACGGAAGCATAACCCCGCGGTTCGCTCTTGAAAACTCAATAAAAATTCTCTTGAAACAGCTCAGCGCTATTGTCGGTTTTTCCGAAGAGGATACGAACAAAATGATGGAAGAGGTCAAATCAAAACAGCCGGGAGCCGAATTGAAAAAATCGAAAAAAGACAATCAGGAAAAAACCGGCGAAGATTCTTTTGAGGGAGAAGAATTGTCTTCCGAAGACGATTCTCAGGCAGATTTCTTAAAGACAAGAATAGAAGATTTAGGGCTTTCAAACCGGACGCTGAATTCTTTGTCGAAAGCGAGCATCAGGACGGCTGGAGGGCTTGCCAGAAAAAAAGCCGATGATTTGAAGGAAATAGAAGGTCTTGGAGAAAAAGGCATAAATGAAATAAGAAGAGCCTTGGGTAATTTAGGCTTGATATTAAAATAA
- the dnaK gene encoding molecular chaperone DnaK, whose translation MAKILGIDLGTTNSAMAVVDGGEPRIIENDEGGRTTPSVVAMTKSGERVVGLLAKRQAITNPKNTIFSAKRLVGRKFTDKEIQEDRNLLPYELRESGEGGAEVKMGEKWHGPAEISAMILQKLKKDAEAKIGEKIEEAIITVPAYFNDSQRKATKDAGEIAGFKVRRILNEPTAAALAYGFNKRKNEQIVVYDFGGGTFDVSVLEVGDDVVEVKSTDGDTHLGGDDFDQKIIDWIISEFKKTSGIDISKDQLALQRLKEAAEKAKHELSTTIESEINIPFITSNESGPQHLLLKLSRAKLEEIVGKYIDGSIEITKKAIAAAGFSVSDIDEVVLVGGQTRMPAIQNAVKNLFGKEPNKSINPDEVVALGAALQAGILQGDVRDVLLLDVTPLSLGIETLGGVMTKIIDRNTTIPVSRSQVFSTAQDNQSSVEIHVLQGEREMSNDNRTLGRFILDGIPPSPRGMPQVEVTFDIDANGILSVKAKDKATAKEQTIRIEASSDLSKEQVEKMRQEAQAHAEDDRKKKEIIEAKNTADALVYASEKSLKEAGDKISESIKKSVGDKIEALKKAKEGDNIQEIKNKTSELSSEIQKIGAELYKQPGSHETQDGKDNQEKNDKDNDSGNIHDADFGPADDKKS comes from the coding sequence ATGGCGAAAATATTAGGGATAGATTTAGGAACAACCAACTCGGCGATGGCCGTTGTGGACGGAGGGGAGCCGAGAATCATAGAAAATGACGAAGGAGGAAGAACTACGCCTTCTGTTGTTGCCATGACTAAATCCGGCGAACGCGTAGTCGGCCTTTTGGCAAAAAGGCAGGCGATAACCAATCCTAAAAATACGATTTTTTCCGCGAAACGGCTTGTCGGCCGCAAATTTACGGATAAAGAAATACAAGAAGACAGAAACCTCTTGCCTTATGAATTGCGCGAATCTGGCGAGGGCGGGGCTGAAGTCAAAATGGGAGAAAAATGGCATGGTCCGGCGGAAATTTCGGCCATGATTCTTCAAAAACTCAAAAAAGACGCGGAGGCAAAGATCGGAGAAAAAATAGAAGAAGCCATCATCACGGTCCCCGCGTATTTTAACGACAGCCAAAGAAAGGCCACAAAAGACGCCGGAGAAATAGCCGGGTTTAAAGTGCGCAGGATTTTGAATGAACCTACGGCGGCGGCGCTGGCGTACGGATTCAACAAAAGAAAAAACGAACAAATAGTAGTTTATGATTTTGGAGGAGGAACTTTCGACGTTTCCGTTCTTGAAGTCGGAGACGACGTTGTGGAAGTAAAATCCACGGATGGCGATACGCATCTTGGCGGCGATGATTTTGACCAAAAAATAATAGATTGGATAATATCGGAATTTAAAAAAACAAGCGGAATAGATATTTCCAAAGATCAATTGGCACTCCAGCGGCTTAAGGAAGCGGCGGAAAAAGCCAAACACGAGCTTTCAACAACAATTGAATCGGAAATAAACATACCTTTCATAACGTCAAATGAAAGCGGCCCGCAGCATCTTCTCCTTAAATTATCGCGCGCGAAGCTTGAGGAAATTGTCGGCAAGTATATTGACGGCTCTATTGAAATAACAAAGAAAGCCATTGCCGCGGCAGGTTTTTCCGTTTCGGACATAGACGAAGTGGTTCTGGTAGGCGGACAAACCCGAATGCCCGCCATACAAAACGCGGTAAAAAATCTTTTCGGCAAAGAGCCGAATAAATCAATCAATCCGGACGAAGTCGTGGCGCTTGGAGCGGCTTTGCAGGCGGGAATACTTCAAGGAGATGTGCGCGATGTGCTTCTTCTTGACGTTACGCCTCTTTCTCTTGGCATTGAGACGCTCGGCGGCGTAATGACTAAGATAATAGACAGAAACACAACCATACCGGTTTCGCGTTCACAGGTTTTTTCCACCGCTCAAGACAATCAGAGTTCAGTTGAAATACATGTTTTGCAGGGAGAAAGGGAAATGTCCAATGATAACAGGACGCTAGGAAGATTTATTTTAGACGGCATTCCGCCGTCTCCCAGGGGCATGCCCCAGGTGGAAGTCACTTTTGATATTGATGCCAACGGTATTTTAAGCGTAAAAGCGAAAGACAAAGCGACCGCAAAAGAACAGACAATAAGGATTGAAGCGTCTTCCGATTTGAGCAAAGAACAGGTGGAAAAAATGCGGCAAGAAGCGCAGGCTCATGCCGAAGACGACAGAAAGAAAAAAGAAATTATCGAAGCCAAGAACACGGCTGACGCATTGGTCTACGCTTCCGAGAAATCTTTAAAAGAGGCAGGAGATAAAATTTCAGAATCAATTAAAAAATCCGTGGGAGATAAAATAGAAGCGCTTAAAAAAGCGAAAGAAGGAGATAACATTCAGGAAATAAAAAATAAGACATCGGAATTGTCTTCTGAAATTCAAAAAATAGGAGCGGAACTATACAAACAACCGGGATCTCATGAAACGCAGGATGGAAAAGATAATCAAGAAAAAAATGACAAAGACAACGATTCTGGCAATATCCATGACGCGGATTTCGGGCCGGCTGACGACAAAAAATCATAA
- the dnaJ gene encoding molecular chaperone DnaJ, whose amino-acid sequence MNKDYYDILGVSKNAPKDEIKKAYRKLAHKYHPDKDGGNEQKFKELNEAYYILGDEKRRSEYDRYGRVFSGNGAGGGPQGFDFNGFDFSGLSDFSDIFSDLFGFSYGGSESGARKRRGRDISIDLEITFEESVFGVLRKVLLSRTAVCDECKGKGSAPDATFKTCDICSGTGKIRETKKSIFGTFTSQKTCSECRGSGKIASKKCKVCRGEGVLKKSDEISIKIPSGIYDGEMIKMPASGEAVPTGVSGDLYVKIHVRPHQIFRREGDNLIMHLNIPLSEALLGGERKISTLEDQVKVKIPEGVNYGDVLRLKGKGVPHKNGGRGDLLVKIIIKMPKNLSRKSKKLIEELKEEGI is encoded by the coding sequence ATGAATAAAGATTACTACGACATATTGGGCGTTTCCAAAAACGCTCCCAAAGATGAAATTAAAAAAGCCTACCGTAAATTAGCGCATAAATACCACCCTGACAAAGATGGAGGAAACGAACAAAAATTTAAAGAATTAAACGAAGCATATTACATCTTGGGGGATGAAAAAAGAAGGTCCGAATACGACCGTTATGGCAGAGTTTTTTCCGGAAACGGAGCCGGCGGCGGTCCGCAAGGATTTGATTTCAACGGTTTTGATTTTTCCGGTCTTTCCGATTTTTCTGATATATTTTCCGACTTGTTCGGTTTTTCCTACGGCGGTTCAGAAAGCGGGGCGAGAAAGCGGCGGGGCAGAGATATCTCCATAGACCTTGAAATAACATTCGAAGAATCGGTTTTCGGGGTTTTAAGAAAAGTGCTTCTTTCTAGAACAGCCGTATGCGATGAATGCAAAGGCAAGGGAAGCGCGCCGGATGCTACTTTTAAAACATGCGATATTTGTTCCGGAACCGGAAAAATACGCGAAACAAAAAAATCTATTTTCGGGACTTTTACCTCGCAGAAAACTTGTTCCGAATGCCGAGGCTCCGGTAAAATCGCTTCAAAAAAATGTAAAGTTTGCAGGGGGGAGGGCGTTTTGAAAAAATCAGATGAAATTTCAATAAAAATTCCTTCGGGAATTTACGACGGAGAAATGATAAAAATGCCGGCAAGCGGCGAAGCCGTTCCCACGGGCGTTTCCGGAGATTTATATGTTAAAATACATGTAAGACCGCATCAAATTTTTAGAAGAGAAGGGGATAATCTGATTATGCATCTGAACATCCCTCTTTCCGAAGCGTTGCTTGGCGGCGAAAGAAAAATAAGCACGCTTGAAGACCAGGTAAAAGTAAAAATTCCGGAAGGGGTGAATTACGGCGACGTTTTACGATTGAAGGGCAAAGGGGTACCGCATAAAAACGGCGGCAGGGGAGATCTCCTCGTAAAAATCATAATAAAAATGCCCAAAAATCTTTCGAGGAAAAGCAAGAAATTGATTGAGGAACTCAAAGAAGAAGGAATATAA
- the rpsI gene encoding 30S ribosomal protein S9, whose translation MTKTTTPAKPAKNDEIYFEAVGRRKTAVARVRLFGKAKKKSGVLVNDKELGIYFPIFEHQENAISPLKKTKTKDEFFVSVKISGGGINAQSDAMRLGVSRALLKYDKELRQLLKDEGFLRRDSRAKERRKFGLKKARKAPQWSKR comes from the coding sequence ATGACAAAAACAACAACACCCGCGAAACCCGCGAAAAACGACGAAATTTATTTTGAAGCCGTAGGCAGAAGAAAAACTGCCGTTGCGCGCGTGCGTCTTTTCGGCAAGGCAAAAAAGAAAAGCGGGGTTTTGGTTAACGATAAAGAATTGGGAATTTATTTTCCGATTTTTGAACATCAGGAAAACGCGATATCGCCGCTTAAAAAAACGAAGACAAAAGACGAATTTTTTGTAAGCGTAAAAATTTCCGGCGGCGGAATAAACGCGCAGTCAGATGCCATGCGGCTTGGCGTAAGCAGAGCTCTTCTTAAATATGACAAAGAGCTGAGGCAGCTTTTAAAAGATGAAGGATTTTTGAGGAGAGACAGCAGGGCGAAAGAACGCCGAAAATTCGGCTTAAAAAAGGCCAGAAAAGCTCCACAGTGGTCAAAGAGATAA
- a CDS encoding nucleotide exchange factor GrpE, with product MPDEIINDEISVEKEDEFPKDKLKKLKEELKKCEKEKEEYLLGWQRSKADFINARKDEEKRREEFVKFANSLIIYDIIPVLDSLELAFSCFPAKEQNKHGDGIRLIKLQIENVLKKYGLKEIKSLGETFNPEFHESVGEIESDKESGAVAEEIQKGYILNGKILRPAKVKLAK from the coding sequence ATGCCTGATGAAATCATAAATGACGAAATCAGCGTAGAAAAAGAAGACGAATTTCCCAAAGATAAATTAAAAAAACTCAAAGAGGAACTGAAAAAGTGCGAGAAAGAAAAAGAAGAATATCTGTTGGGGTGGCAAAGATCAAAAGCTGACTTCATAAATGCCAGAAAAGACGAGGAAAAAAGACGTGAAGAATTCGTAAAATTCGCTAATTCGCTCATAATTTACGACATTATACCTGTTTTAGACAGTTTGGAGCTGGCTTTTTCGTGTTTCCCCGCAAAAGAACAAAACAAACACGGCGATGGGATACGTCTGATAAAACTACAAATAGAAAATGTTTTAAAAAAATACGGCCTTAAAGAAATTAAATCTCTTGGAGAAACATTTAATCCGGAATTTCATGAATCCGTCGGAGAAATCGAATCGGATAAGGAAAGCGGGGCAGTAGCGGAAGAAATTCAAAAAGGATATATTTTAAACGGGAAAATTTTGAGGCCGGCAAAAGTAAAATTGGCAAAATAA
- a CDS encoding lysophospholipid acyltransferase family protein, translating into MFFKLKVSGQEHLKNLSGPLLIIGNHKYFIDSFALGASLSFSSNLYPIRIMGAVDFFYDPVLEFLRKLGAIKIVYWVFSVFPAVKGRGLEEALKIPKRIIEEGGVVFLHPEGQIIKGDDIGKFKRGAPGLALAANAKILPVVFKRGEKHSKRDYIVKFGEVFIFPKNIATPEQGAEYMRDIIVKLYKSLP; encoded by the coding sequence TTGTTCTTTAAATTAAAGGTATCGGGACAAGAACATTTAAAAAATCTTTCGGGTCCGCTTTTGATTATCGGCAATCATAAATATTTTATAGATTCTTTCGCGCTGGGCGCTTCGTTGTCTTTTTCATCAAATCTTTATCCCATAAGAATAATGGGGGCGGTTGATTTTTTCTACGATCCGGTCCTCGAATTTTTGAGAAAGCTCGGCGCCATCAAGATAGTGTATTGGGTATTTAGCGTTTTTCCCGCCGTAAAAGGCAGGGGGCTCGAAGAAGCGCTTAAAATTCCAAAGCGAATTATTGAAGAAGGAGGGGTTGTTTTTTTACACCCGGAAGGCCAGATTATTAAAGGCGATGATATCGGAAAATTCAAACGGGGTGCGCCAGGACTAGCTCTGGCGGCAAACGCAAAAATTCTCCCTGTTGTCTTTAAGCGTGGAGAAAAACACTCCAAAAGAGATTATATTGTCAAATTCGGCGAGGTTTTTATCTTTCCCAAAAATATAGCCACGCCCGAACAAGGCGCAGAGTATATGAGGGATATTATCGTCAAGCTTTACAAATCTTTGCCATAA
- the rplQ gene encoding 50S ribosomal protein L17, translating to MRKQKKGRKLGRVSKQRKALMKSLFNNLTRDGKIKTTEAKAKEMRPKFEKIISRAKKDTVANRRIIATYLTQSMTKKMFEDVAKKYADRNGGYTRITKLGARRGDAGKMAVIELV from the coding sequence ATGCGCAAGCAAAAAAAGGGCAGAAAATTAGGGAGAGTCAGCAAACAAAGAAAAGCGCTCATGAAATCGCTTTTCAATAATTTGACGCGCGACGGAAAAATAAAGACGACGGAAGCCAAAGCGAAAGAGATGAGGCCGAAATTTGAAAAAATTATTTCAAGGGCGAAAAAAGACACCGTGGCGAACAGAAGAATTATAGCCACGTATCTTACCCAGTCCATGACTAAGAAAATGTTTGAAGATGTCGCTAAAAAATACGCCGATAGAAACGGCGGATATACCAGAATAACGAAGTTGGGGGCGCGGCGCGGAGATGCCGGAAAAATGGCTGTTATAGAGCTGGTTTAA